The window GCGGTGCAAACctgcgaaaagaaaagccgGCTGAATATGGCGGGTTGCACTCAGTGGCTGCGGGATAGAAACAAAGGAGCAAgcagcggcgatggcaaTTAACAGTAGTTGGACAATTGCAGGGATCTTCAGCTCTTTCCTGCTCGGCTCTTCTATCCTTCTGTCGTCTCCTCTTCACGCGGGCTGGCTGAATGTAAGACAGAcgagcctctctctccctttccctctgAATACGGGATCTGACGGCCTTTTTCAATCGTCTCGCCGCCCAGGATCAGCTCCTTCTCGGAGAGATCCGACGAGTCGGTGATGTGGTCTCGGGTGGCAGCGGATGGCCAGCTGATGCCAGCCAGGGCACGGCCCAATCATGCCCGCGGCTTGCTCTGCCTGGTCAGCGTGACGAGCTAGACTCAGATGCCAGGATGCGTCAGGCGAATAGGCTGGCAACGCGTCATTAGTCACGCTGTCAGGAGAACATGCGCAGCtaaggagagggaggggaggcgAGGCAGGGAGCAAGGGAGCAGGGAGCAGGCAGGCCATCGGCTAGCATCCAAAGCACGGtgagaagaagcgaaaacGAACCAGCGATAGTCAGCAAAAGCTCCGAGCAAGCttccaacagctccaaggGGCTGCtccgcatctccaactcccCCGTGGGGCAGCATCCCGGCTCATGTCTCTTCTGAGTTTGCAGTTGCCAGGTTCCCGCCCACTACCGCCTCTAGCCTCCGGTACTAGTCGCCCTACCCTAGACTCAACGGCCTCGAATTTGCGAATCCCATTTACACAGCCGGAACTTTTGTGTGTTATGCATTGATAGCACGTGTCTGGTGCCTACCAGAAGCGACAAGATGGGCGAGACGGCATCAATTAGAAAAATTTTCAGCTTCTAGCATCATGCAAGTTTCGCTGGATGTGGCGCAGAAGACGCCGAGTCGGCGTTACTACGAACTCTGGAGAGCTGAGTTGTGTTTCACAAGCAACCGAGGGCTCGTGATGACAGCCTGCAGTGGACCAAGATCTTCGCATATGCGTCTGGATCTCTGTGCCAAGGCCGAGCTTCCTCACTGCCTCACACGtgctggagatgggagaaaacaagaacaTGGTGTGAAGCGGAGGAAAAGGGACAGGAAAAGGGCCGGGCTGCATGAGGTAATGCGTCGTAGCCAAGCTGCTCCTTTGAGGTAGATCTTCACATGCATTGAGGCGCGATGGAGTAAGTAATCAAACTCATCCAAGCACACGCCAAGCTAGGCTTGATGAGGTGTTTGGTGCGTTTGCTACAACACAGCCAACATACTGCCATCATACAGCAATTATCACCACTGACAGAATCCCAAGAGGCTTGCCGTGGCCCGACAAAACTTGTCACGGGGCATGTAAGCAGTCTCCCATTCGCCCCACCAACGAGGgatccttttcttccatggTCGGTTCATCGGGGTTACTTCGTGCATGGTTTTTCATCGTCCCCGTTGCACAATTAATCATATTTACTCCGTACAGCTAGTCAGATGGCATCATCGGGTCAGAAGGCTATCATGAGGCTCAACGGCCGCTGCAGAACTGCTAATACGGAGTACCAGCATCGTGATGTAGGCAACCCATGGTtttcctcaacctcatcgGCCGACGGCCTTGGAAAAAAGGGTTGGAATATGGGGCCCCCGAATCCTCCAGCCACAACACTCAAGCCATCTTTCGACGGCGAATGAGGCAGCCAGAGGCCGAGTTGTTCTTGGACCTGTCGATAGGATGATTGACACCATAGCAAGTTGATGGCTCCATAGAGTTATCGAGCTGCACAGCAGTCGACCCTAACGCGTGAACGCAGAGGACCGCTGAGCACAGATCCGTAGTTTgttgagaaggagagaaagccTAGAAGAAAATTTCACGATACGGCATTATATGGCGTTGCGATAAGATTGGGTTAGTGGGGACTATCACGTGAACGGAGATATATCGGCAAAACTGATTTAGCTGGCGATAAGCCTTAGCAAGCTACTGCTATCAACAGTCATTGCTTTAGGCCGACTTTCCTTCATATTCGCGACAATTCAATTAATCCGTCTCCCCTGACGCAATATCAAGCATCATGGACGCGGCAACGATCGAAGAGACGAACCGCATCCGGATATCGCTGGGCATGAAGCCCTTGCCGGTACCTGGAGCTGCCGCATCGCCCCAAGCCGAGGCTTCAGATGGCGAAGAACCAGCGAGCACAGTCGAGAGTCGCCAGGCGCAAGCTTACGACAATTACAAGAAAGTTcaggatgacgaggctgccaagaaaCGACGCGAAGAAAAAGCTGCTGCCGTGCGAAAGGCCCGTGAAAAGGCCCAGCGGTTTGCACTTCTCGAAGGGAAGGGGctgggcgaagaagatgaaggtggcGACATGGATGCGAAGGCGTGGTTGACAGgccaaaagaagaggcagaagaagattgatAAGGCAAGGAAGCTCGAGGAGGAacttgctgcagcagaagctgccgctgccgctgccataCAGTACACCTCCAAAGACCTTGCTGGCATCAAGGTTGCGCACGACTCAACAGCCTTTCTAGACGGAGACGAACAGGTCCTTACTCTGAAAGATACGACaattgatgagaatgaggaagagggagatgagCTTGAGAACCTAAACATtaaagaacaagagaagctcaCCGAGAGACTGgatctcaagaagaagctaaAAGGCTACAACCCTAATGATTATGACGACGGCGAAGGCACTATTCTGGCACAGTATGACGAGGAGATCAACGGCAAAAAAGCGAAGAAGTTCACtcttgatgacgatggcgctATTGCCGAGCTTTCAGACATCCTCGGCCAACCGGAgcgaaaaggaaagaaaattCAGTCAACAAGCCTTGACGATATTATAGGTGCGTACAAATTTCCCTTTATCTCCACGATCCTCCAATGTGACCACCGCTAACAACTTATTATAGATGGCGCAGCACCCTCATCCGACTATCTTGCTCCATCAGAGATCAAggtgaagaagccaaagaagaagaagggaagcaAGGGGACCAGGCAAAAACAgcatgatgaggatgacatCTTCCCTATAGAAGCAGCGCCGGCGGATACCGGCGCCATGGATGTCGATTCTAAAGAGTCTTTAATGGCTAAGAAGCGGAAAGCCACTACTTCAGATGCctttgccgatgatgacgatcTCCAAGCATCACTAGCAATCCAGCGGAAGAATGCTCTAAAAAAGCGCAAAAGGACACGTCCTGAAGATATCGCAAGACAACtcaaggaggatgaggaggagccCGAGGAAACCCAAAGCGGCGGTCTTGTCATTGGTGAGATTTCCGAATTTGTCGCCGGCTTGAGTAAGCCAGACGACGAAGACCGCCAGTCGAGGAGGCAAAAGCAGGCCACAAAAAGTCCCGAGTTGGATGAGGATCGTCATAtgggcgatgaagacgaagatgcgGAAATGGACGACTACACGGCGGAACACCAAGAAGCCCTTCTCGCGGCccagaaagaagaggaagagagaatcAAAAGGGAACAgggtgaagatgatgatgcgggtattgaagatgaaaaggttGTTGGCGCAGGCATGGGGGCGGCCCTCGCATTGCTTCGAGAGCGGGGTCTTCTCGAATCTTCTGATAGAGGAAACTATGAAGATTTTAAAGCTCGCGAAGATTTCCTTGCAAAGAAACGAGTATTGGAGGGCGAACTGGACGAGCAAACACGACAGCAGAGAGAACGTGACAGGATGAGCGGCAGACTAGACCGGATGTCCGTCAGGGAAAGGGAGGAATGGGCTCGTCAGCAAAACACCCACAGAGACCACCTGCAGTCGAAGCGGATGGCCGAGCTCTTCAACGCAGGTTACAAGCCAAATGTCGAACTAAAATACGTCGACGATCATGGCCGGAGATTGGATCAAAAGGAGGCGTTCAAGCATCTCAGTCACCAGTTCCACGGAAAGGGCAGCGGCAAGGGCAAGACGGAGAAGCgcctgaagaagattgacgacGAGAAGCGGCGCGAGGCCCAGAGCATGTTCGACGCAAGCCAGAATGCCGGTATGAATCTGGCGACGGCGCAGCAGTTGAAAAAGCGCAGGGAAGCTGGAGTACGGCTCGGCTGACGGACTGTGTGGGAATTTCCTTCATTTGTTTCCCTTTGCCGGAATACTTGCATCCAGTACTAATTATACCGCTTTGTTGGACTTTTTGTTAGGGATATCTATAAAACCAAAGGTGCATACTCCTTTTCTTGTTAtgatttttctctttgctctaTGTGTTTCGTCCCTTGCTGACACTGTTAGAGCGCTATCGACATGGTGTGCGTCTGTGTGTTCCTACCCAGGTTCGTCACTTGATATGCCCCTTTTACATTCTGTAGTGTCGTGATGTCAGCCAGCCAAATGCATTGTAGCGTGATACATGGTCTATACTCTTTTTCGGCAACCCCCCCAAAAACGTTCTCATAAATGGACGGCTCCCATAGAAGATGTGTATACCTTTTTGCTAGCCAGCATCCCACTTTCTAAGTTTAATATTGATAGCAGTAGATATATCGAGAAGATCGCGGTGGTAGCAAATACTTAAGAGCATGAGAAGAGCACAACCCGGTTCACTGGGATTATACGCACGACGTCGTAGAGGTAAAATACTTGGCAGAGCTGTCTGGCAGTTTATTAGTATCATCGTTCCATTTATAAACCGATCGGCTCAAATTGCTCGCTGTCGTAGGCGATTTAGCCATTCTAATCAACATACTAAGAAAGGCAATAGGCAAAACCCCTGGGAAAACTATGTCGGTTTATTAGGTAGTATCTTTGTTCCGTTTGTAAATCGATTAACTTAAATCGCTCGCTGTCGTAGGACATTTAGCTAGGCAAAATACTTGGCAGAACTGTCTACCAGGTTATTAGTATGTATCTTTGTTTCATTTATAAACCGTTTAGGTGCACTGCTAGGTCGTTCGCTGTCATATACGATTTAGCCGTTCCAATCAACATACCAAGAAAGGCAACAGGCAAAAGATTTAACAAACTGGTAGCTAGTTTATTAGTATCCTAGTTCTATTTAGCCATAGATTAGCTTTGGAATCTTTATACAAGATGTAGATCTCGAACGGCATTTGGCGGAAAATTGTATTCCGTATGACGAATATGATCGGGAGTCGGCAATAGCGTCGGTGAAACATCCTCCAGTCCACCCGTGATGCTAATCCTATATTGTTTCATTCTAGCCACTAGGATGGAAACGAATAGCTGATGAGACCTTGATAACGTGAGCATTGCATGAATCTTGGGGGGGAATGTAACCTTATAGACGCTAATTATGGCTCTCATGCTCGAAACAAGCTTGGATCCGTGAATTTTTGATCTATTTTGTTAGTAAGAGGAATTTAAACTGCCAATGTATTTGCTTGAAGTAGATAATTCCCGATTGGGAAGAGATGTAACTGGCAGAGACGAAGAGACTTAATAAATATCAATGTGATTTCTTATCGTCGAGactgagaagaaggcagtCTCAACGAGGATATGAATTGACAATGATACAACTGTTTCATAGGCATGAAAGTGTATTTTCCGTAAATAGCAAAAAAATGTAGGCGGCGGCAGTAGCATTTTAAGCCGACGGTTCATGTTGCCACGGCACAAGTGCAATGATTGCCTAAGCCTTACAAAGAGGGCGCGGAGATGCATTTTCTCCTCCGGAGATTATATTATGTATGTCATAATCTGTGACCCGGCACATAAACGTGAAGCCTATAACTACCTGCTGTTGCAGCTTAGGAGAGCAGTTCTTTCAACATCCTCAACCGGAACAGCCAGCCACCCCGACATCCTTTCACGATGCAATTTTCCATCATTGGTGTAAGTTGAACATAGTATCCAATCATTGAATATCTTGAGTATTAAGTGAATCATATATAGGCACTCCTCGCAATGGCGATTGCCCCTGCGGCTGCCGCCGACGGACTCACcttcgacatcttcttcactccCGGCAGCGTCCCTACCACCCAACACTGCACAGCAAACGGCGTCCAGACTCTCACTGAGACTGTGACTGATGGCGGATGTCAATCATGGGCGTTTCAGTTTGGAGATGCCGTCAAGTTGACTCCTGGACAGACCATCCCTGCTTCTTTGCAGACCAACGAGGAGCAGACTTGCACAGTCTACTTTGTTCAGCAGGCTGGCGATACACCTTCGAGGCACTGCACGGATGTAGTTTTGGGGACGACGGCGGACTTGTCCGATGAGTGCTATGTTGCGCCTCCGGGAACATATGGCTTGAATATTGTTTGTGCAAAGAATTAGTAGCCGGTGAGTGTTGGTTGTACGGAATACTACGGATAGGTACATGGAGTGATGGATCCTGAGACGGGTTGAACCTCGTATAAGGGACTCGGGGGTCGTACAAGATGGATACATGCATGTATTATCGTCTATTGTTACGCTAGCCTAGCTGAAATAGGATATATGGCCATTAAGATATGATATTATAGAACCACTTGAAGCGGTGACACTTTGATGCTTTTACCAAATATTAACATGCAGATGTAGTATCCGTGTATTATTCCAGCCTTTTCAATGGATCGCAACATCATCTTAGATCTATAACTTTAAGCGCGGTGATCTGAATAGGCGCTTGCCATACCACACCAAGCAGCTGCATGTTGCCATGATCAAGCGGACGCAGCCTTGCCACCCGATGGGAGAAATTTCGGTGAAGCAGATTCCGCCTTGGTTGTTGGTCGTGTTAGCTGCGCCCAGCGCCTATCTGACGATGGTTATTGGCTGTTCAGCTAATATAAATGAGGCAAAGGATTGCTGTTGCCTTGCTATTGGAGAGCACCCCTGTCAACCCCCGCGATTTACAACGCGAGTTTAGAAATTGGACATTGTATGCGAGTATTTTGTCAATCCAGCAGGTAAATATCTATATAAGCTCTTGTATTCTTATTCCTTGCTCTCTAAATACATGTCATTTATCTGTATCGTCTCAACTCCTACATCAGTACTGCCAAAGATGAATGCTTCACCATCTAAAGGAGTAAAGATGAAATCCCTCATAAAAAAATTCAAGTCTCCTGAAAGAAGCTCTTCACCAGTTGCAAATCCGGCTTCCGCATTGTTACATGGAAACTCACACTCTGGCGTGCCGCATCTTCAGACTAAAGTGTCATCCCACTCTTTGAGTACGACCGTATCAGTAAACGATGATACAATTTCCCAAAGCTCCGGGAGACTGTccacttctccttctttaTCTCCTCCATTAGCCGTTCAGCCATCTGTCTCTCCTAGTCCCGACcaatcatcaacatcacatcCCCCTCCGGCCATCATCATATTGCCTTCTGACTCTATTACCGAGGCAGCTCCCGCCACTATAGCCACTGAAGAAACACCCGAgactccagctccatccTTTCCTCCGGCCATTACAATATCACCCTCAGTTTCTATTATTGAGGCAGCACTCGCTACTATAGCTGTTGAAGCAGAGGTACCTGAGACTCCAGCTCCACCCTTAAATCTATGGAAAGAAGCTTTCGAAAGTGTCAACGATGAAACAAAACGCTGGATCCAAGAGCATGGGCTCAACTCGACGGAGCAGTCGCAGCCAGATGGTCAAATAAAAGAGCTCATTACTCTTCTCAAGAGCAAAACTCTAGCCGAAGACAACGACACGCCTTCCAAGATCGTAATCGGTGACCGCAGAATCGTTTTACGCGAGCATGTCAACGAGGTCGTCTCCCTTCTCACCATGGCTGGCGATATTGCAATGAATTTTGCACCCCCGCAGGCCAGTGCGCCTTGGGCTATCGGAAAGGCATTGCTGAAAGTAAGGCTCCTAAATGTCTACGAACTTTACCCAATTTACTAGAATCGGTAGTATTAATCAATAACAGATTCCAGTCAAACATGTCGACCAGAAGCTAGCCCTTACCGGGACAATTCGTTGGTTTACACGTATTGTCCACAGAGGTCAGATATATGAGTTGCGCTACACTGCGATAACTACAGATGAGCAAATCGTGTCCAACCTACACGATGCCCTCCGAGACTTATATGTCGCAGCAATAGAGCTGTTAGCCCGTTCTGATATCGTATTCAGAAGTGGAACCTTGAAACAAGCATTCAGTGCCATTGTTCGGCCTGATGAGGCCACAAACCTTGTTTCTGAACTAttaaagaaagaacaaaaagtTGTGCTGGAAGCCCAAGCTTGTGAAGCTTGGTGCAGTGCCAGAACAGATGCGAGACTGTTTCAAAGAACACAGTAcatgctggagaagcttgatGAAATGTCGGCTCCGCTGAAACGAGCTGACGAGGGCTTAATCAAGTTGTTTAGGCAGATTGATCAAGGCCAACTGGACGAACTAATGGACTTTATTAGCTCAGAGGAATATGGCAAAAGTCACTCCGAGTTTAGTGAGTCAAGAGTAGAAGGTACTGGTAACTGGTTAATAGGTCACCAATGTTttcgccaatggcaagcaAGCCGACATAGATCAGTGCTTTACCTCAAAGGCAATGGTGAGTTTCTCTGTTTGTTAGTATCCCATATACTCTATTCCTAACCTAATCTAGTCGGCACGGGCAAAACGTTCCTTACCTCACGAGTCATTGACCACCTAAAGGAAACCTTGCATGCATcgcttgaagatgaaggatttGCGTTCTTTTACTGCAACCGATCTACACCCTTAACGCGAGACCCCCTCGTCGTCCTTAGAAGCTTTGTTCGCCAGCTAGCTGATAGGGAATACTACGACGGCGTCCCAAAAAGCCTCAATCAGGCATATGAGAAGgcgaaaaaggaaaaaagaggattCAGTTACAAAGAATGCGAAATGCTGATTTTGGACTTGCTTAGCCTCTATCCAAGGACTACTATAGTTCTTGATGCTTTGGATGAGTCTGATACTGAGAAGTATATTCTAGCCAATACTCTCGTTAACCTAATAAGAAAGGCGAAATACTCAGTCAGACTCTTTGTATCCAGTCGCCCAGACCGGGAATACTTAAGAGCATTTGAGGGAATGCGGATAATAACCATTAATAGCGATGATCAACAGATTGATATTGGGAAATATCTTAATGCAAAGCTCTATTCTACACCGTCATTTCAGAGTCGCCCGATAGAAATCCAAGAAATGATCAGGGCAGCTTTTACATCTCGAAATTGCGGGATGTAAGTCATACTCATTCCTCATTCCTCACCCCCCTGTTACTATCTATACCGCCAGTTTTTAATTACgataaactaatattatttattaatcATAGGTTCCGATGGGTCCACCTACAGGTCAAACAAGTGAATCCGCTCGTATCGAACGATGCGGTCAAACTGTGGGCCAAGACAGTTCCCGGAGATCTAATGGAGGCATACGACCAGATGTGGAACATTTTGAAAAAGGATCACGCATACGACATGCCCTTGATTGAGCGCGCTATCAAGTGGGTGTTGGGCTCTCTACAACCGTTAGAAACCGAACATCTGGTGACAGCAATCCGATATACAATTGAAGGAGATACTTTGGTAGAGAAAGAGCGACAAACTCCCAGACGGATACTATTGCTTTGCCAAGACTTCTTAACGGTTGATGCGGAGAAGCAAGTGTGGACGTTGCCACATGCTTCAGTGGCTGAATACTTTGAATCCAGGAGCGAGATATTGGGGAACTGTCATGGGTTCGTCGCCAACATACAGCTCAAGATCCTTATGGAACCTGAAGAGGACGTTCTTCTTATAGAATCTCATAAGGACGACCCCGACTACCCGGAATTCTGTTCTCATCACATACCTTTCAGGCATTACTTCATGAACAGTTGGCCCACGTATGTCGAACGATACGACCGATGGCTGGGCTCAACAGAGGGCGCAACCCCGGATGCACAACTTGTGGCCTCTCTGCGACAATTTCTCGGTTCACCAGAGCAGCGCAGCGCCTACTACATCAAATGGTGTAACAGCAGATTCTATACTGGGGATGGGTTTAGCTCCTCTGACATTTGTTGGCTCGCCATGTGCCGCTACGGGTTTTACTACGTTTTACAAGATTGGTGGGACAATTACGTTGGTAATAGGCCAGTCGATCTGTGCAAGCTTAGGTATGAGGCGCTTGCACTTGCGGCAAGGGGCGGGTGTATAGAAGTCTGCAGATGTTTGTTGAGCACGATGGATGAGCTTGATTCGGCTCAACTTGGGCCCGCAATTGAAAATGCGATGGACGAAGGTCACAAagatttcttcttgctttTAGAGAAGCATGGGAATTTCCACATCTGGGATTACTTCGAGGAGAAACCAGATATCATCCTGATGGCAGCCCGTCGTCCCGGCCAGATCCAGTGGCTTGCGGACCACAACCTCTTCAATTCGTACTCTGGAAACTCCCTGCTCAAAGCTGCAGAAAGAGCTGACTTACAAGCAACCAAGGATCTgctcgaggctggagctgatgTGAATCACCGTCCTAAGTATGCAGCGAAATTTGGGAGCGCCCTTGCCGCTGCCGTTGCTTCGGCTGGCGGGACCTTTACGCCGGAACGCGTGAAAACGATACAGCTCCTTCTCGAGAACGGCGCAGAACCTAATCTGCCATTACACAGTGGCCAGTCCGGCAGCGCATTAGAATCGACGATTTTCTTTTACCGCGATCCAAAACCACCCGAATATAGGGCTAAATATGGACTCGCACATCCCATGGATGTGCTGGCAATTCTGCTCAAAGCTGGTGCTAAACCCGCCACGGTGCTCGATCACGGGAATCATGGCAGCGCTCTTGCAGCCGCCGCATATCGCGGGTTGAAAGAGatgctggccatgatggtggaAGTCATTGGGAAGGACTCGACAATCGAATGTCTCCGCCGGAGCAGGCGTCCTGAGAAGACGCTTGCACAAAGGTTCAATAGCTTGAAGCAAGCAAGACAGGACACAATAGCATATCTCACCGATGAGCTTGGAGTCGACAAGGAAACTCTCCACAAGATTGGATTGTGGCAAGATGACCCAAAAGAAGTCGGTGCATTTGGCGTCAAATTCTTCATATATACACCAACCCAGGAACCAAACAACCAGGAACCAAAACCCCAGGAACCAAAAACCCAGGAACCAAAAACTCAGGAACCGAAACCCCAAGAACCAAAAATCCAGAAATCAGGAACCCAGATACCAAACACCCCGGAGCCAAATACCGGGATGATTTTCCAAttgttatatatatttgCAGCCGTCGTAGCCGTTGCAGCCGTCGCATTCGTGGCACTTTCGTATGGAATCTTTGAGCCGCGGAGCTGGGCTGCCTGGGGGATACCTATATTATCCAATTACCCCAATCCCATTGGCTCATGACAACTCCAGGAACCAATACACGGACATTGATGACACGGGCATTGTTGTTTCACAAGATGTAACGCCTTCAGATTTGTTATATGCTTTCCATTAGAATAGAGAAAGCTGTCAGATTGGCCTAGCTTTACAGGGGAAACTCCCTCCACATACTCGATTTATGGCAAGTTAGTCTGCATGGAATTGGTGGATTTGACGTTTATTGTCTTAGATATACTTATGACCTACTCTCGCTCTAATCAAATGTTTGCTTTTATTAAATACCTTGGTGTTGTGCGTGCGATTGAACTCGAGGCTGGTGTAAGCCGTAAGTCTGGGTAGGACTTTCGCCAGCCGAGAATCGAACGTACCTATGAATAGGTACATGCTAGGTGCATATGAACTAAAAAGAGGTTCTCAACTcgtaatatatatatcccACTATTCCATCTTTTGTTCAGCGCTATGAAAGTGTATAGAATTAATCTCAATTCAAATTTCTCATCCTTCTAACATATTTAAACTCAACACAGCAAATCTTCCAACGGCCCCACCCGTCCGTGCCAGTCTCATTTAGCACCGCGCCTCACGTCATGATCTCTGCACCAATCGCTCCCAATTTGTCTTCCACTTGACATTGAACTGTGATAACTCTTGTTATTTTTGCCTGTTGAAACTTGCCTTGAATAATACGAACCATGCCCACCGACTTTGACAAACAAACCTATTGGCATCACCGCTTCGCCAACGAAACCTCCTTCGAATGGCTGCTGAGTTCCGCCGACTTCATTTCAATCCTAAAGCCTCTTCTTATCAATCTTGAGCCTTCATCAGCTCGTATCCTACATCTCGGCTCCGGGACTAGCGACTTACACAACCACTTTCGTCAACTAGGCTTTCTAGACATCACAAATGTCGATTATGAGCCTCTAGCAGTGGAACGTGGACGACAACTTGAGCAACAAGCATTTGGCGATGTCAAGATGAAGTACGCAGTAGCGGATGCTACAAAATCTCTATTACTATTAAGCAACAGCAATGACCGAGGAACATACAACAACGACAAATTCGATCTTGTCATAGATAAGAGCACTGCAGATGCCATCTCATGCGGCGGAGACGAGCAAGTCCGTCGCATGGCTCATTGCGTTAGGGAATGTCTTGCGGACGGCGCCGTTTGGGTTTCAATGAGTTACTCTGCGTCACGATTTGACATTGGCGAGATTCCTTTTGATGTCGAGGTTTTGGCAAAGATTCCGACGCCGAAAAAT of the Trichoderma breve strain T069 chromosome 4, whole genome shotgun sequence genome contains:
- a CDS encoding SART-1 family domain-containing protein, producing the protein MDAATIEETNRIRISLGMKPLPVPGAAASPQAEASDGEEPASTVESRQAQAYDNYKKVQDDEAAKKRREEKAAAVRKAREKAQRFALLEGKGLGEEDEGGDMDAKAWLTGQKKRQKKIDKARKLEEELAAAEAAAAAAIQYTSKDLAGIKVAHDSTAFLDGDEQVLTLKDTTIDENEEEGDELENLNIKEQEKLTERLDLKKKLKGYNPNDYDDGEGTILAQYDEEINGKKAKKFTLDDDGAIAELSDILGQPERKGKKIQSTSLDDIIDGAAPSSDYLAPSEIKVKKPKKKKGSKGTRQKQHDEDDIFPIEAAPADTGAMDVDSKESLMAKKRKATTSDAFADDDDLQASLAIQRKNALKKRKRTRPEDIARQLKEDEEEPEETQSGGLVIGEISEFVAGLSKPDDEDRQSRRQKQATKSPELDEDRHMGDEDEDAEMDDYTAEHQEALLAAQKEEEERIKREQGEDDDAGIEDEKVVGAGMGAALALLRERGLLESSDRGNYEDFKAREDFLAKKRVLEGELDEQTRQQRERDRMSGRLDRMSVREREEWARYKPNVELKYVDDHGRRLDQKEAFKHLSHQFHGKGSGKGKTEKRLKKIDDEKRREAQSMFDASQNAGMNLATAQQLKKRREAGVRLG
- a CDS encoding methyltransferase domain-containing protein, with the translated sequence MPTDFDKQTYWHHRFANETSFEWLLSSADFISILKPLLINLEPSSARILHLGSGTSDLHNHFRQLGFLDITNVDYEPLAVERGRQLEQQAFGDVKMKYAVADATKSLLLLSNSNDRGTYNNDKFDLVIDKSTADAISCGGDEQVRRMAHCVRECLADGAVWVSMSYSASRFDIGEIPFDVEVLAKIPTPKNAVTDPDIFHWCYLLRPKKKLYFG